From the bacterium genome, one window contains:
- a CDS encoding acetate--CoA ligase family protein, whose amino-acid sequence MRLYEHEGKAFFAKNKIPTSKGKVAATVEDAVTVAQEIGFPVIVKAQVLTGGRGKAGGVKLAKSEAEANEHAAKILGLVIKDYPVEKLLIEPALEIEREIYLGVTIDRAHYKLVLIGCAEGGVEIEETAKTSPDKIIKIAFEIDEPCYPYHGIQMAQRLGLGGDDLKAVSDIAVRLFHLFKKLDAKVVEINPLVRTKDGNWIAADARIALDDDALFRHPEFAEMGIGARHEVGELTPREKQAQEWGIPYVDLDGNIGMFPGGAGFGILGNDFIHHYGGKPANFMDSGGGPSPERIAKMLVLLDDNPQVKVIFGARFGGISRCDDFAKGVIQFLREHGLSKPMVVRMTGNKWEEGLRIVEEAKKETPDIFKNMEFHGIETPIEEISKRAVELAKTAK is encoded by the coding sequence ATGAGACTCTACGAACACGAAGGCAAAGCGTTTTTTGCCAAGAACAAGATTCCCACTTCAAAAGGGAAAGTCGCAGCGACGGTGGAAGATGCCGTGACGGTTGCCCAGGAAATCGGCTTTCCAGTGATCGTTAAGGCGCAGGTTTTGACCGGCGGACGCGGCAAGGCGGGCGGAGTGAAGCTCGCGAAAAGCGAAGCCGAAGCCAACGAACACGCCGCGAAGATTCTCGGATTGGTCATTAAAGACTATCCCGTTGAGAAACTCCTGATCGAACCGGCGCTGGAGATCGAGCGCGAGATCTATCTGGGAGTGACGATTGACCGCGCGCACTACAAACTGGTGCTGATCGGCTGCGCGGAGGGCGGAGTGGAGATCGAGGAGACGGCCAAGACCTCGCCCGACAAGATCATCAAAATCGCGTTCGAGATTGACGAGCCTTGCTATCCCTATCACGGGATTCAGATGGCGCAGCGGCTTGGTTTGGGAGGTGATGATCTGAAGGCGGTCTCCGATATTGCCGTGCGGCTGTTCCATCTGTTCAAGAAGCTCGACGCGAAGGTCGTGGAAATCAATCCGCTGGTGCGGACGAAGGACGGAAATTGGATCGCCGCCGACGCCCGCATCGCGCTCGACGACGACGCGCTGTTCCGTCATCCCGAGTTTGCGGAGATGGGGATCGGGGCGCGGCACGAAGTGGGCGAACTCACGCCGCGCGAAAAGCAGGCGCAGGAGTGGGGGATTCCCTATGTGGATCTCGACGGCAACATCGGCATGTTCCCCGGCGGTGCGGGATTCGGGATTCTCGGCAACGATTTCATTCATCATTATGGCGGCAAGCCGGCCAACTTCATGGACTCGGGCGGTGGCCCGTCTCCCGAGCGCATCGCCAAGATGCTGGTTCTGCTCGACGATAATCCGCAGGTAAAGGTGATTTTCGGCGCGCGCTTCGGCGGAATTTCGCGTTGTGACGATTTCGCGAAGGGAGTCATTCAGTTCCTCCGCGAGCACGGACTTTCCAAGCCGATGGTGGTGCGTATGACCGGGAACAAGTGGGAAGAAGGCTTGCGCATCGTCGAGGAAGCGAAGAAAGAAACGCCCGACATTTTCAAGAACATGGAGTTCCACGGCATCGAGACTCCCATCGAAGAGATCTCGAAACGGGCGGTGGAACTGGCGAAGACGGCCAAGTAA
- a CDS encoding MTH1187 family thiamine-binding protein: MAIVAVSIAPTDVGTSLSKYVAAAERVLREDGRVRYRLDPMFTTLEGDVDVCFEVIRKMQEAVFAMGAKRVGTVIKIDDRRDKDAHMEDKIKSVEEKL, from the coding sequence ATGGCTATTGTCGCGGTATCCATTGCCCCGACGGACGTGGGGACGAGTTTGTCGAAGTACGTGGCGGCGGCGGAGCGGGTGCTCCGCGAAGACGGCCGCGTGAGGTACCGGCTCGATCCGATGTTCACCACGCTGGAAGGGGACGTGGACGTGTGTTTCGAGGTCATCCGCAAGATGCAGGAAGCGGTGTTTGCGATGGGCGCGAAACGGGTGGGAACGGTCATCAAGATTGACGACCGCCGCGACAAAGACGCGCACATGGAAGACAAGATCAAGAGCGTGGAAGAGAAGTTGTAG